Proteins from one Malaya genurostris strain Urasoe2022 chromosome 2, Malgen_1.1, whole genome shotgun sequence genomic window:
- the LOC131428866 gene encoding uncharacterized protein LOC131428866, with translation MVVSMLSLEDSLERFWKTEELTTKDNYSSEERHCESCYQSTVSRNSEGRYIVRYPRKPNFNVMLVQTYELLTVTYGLGPSSYLATRTLQQLTEDEGISYSLAGAAIKKCFYVDDFIGGAQTIEETIRLRTELSDLLHKGGFTLRKWTSNQLEVLQGLPNDEIGTQSALHFSPNETIKALGISWEPEADHLRFDSQIRCSNEPPTKRTILWDIAKLFDPLGLIAPVVVRAKILMQELWLLLCGWDDPVPEPIKTKWGKYYHELANISENRVDRYAFLPDSVVQLHTFADASIPAYGACTYVRCESKGEVKIRLLASKTRVAPLKRISIPRSELCAAVLAAHVHAHIKKAIDVNVSESYFWSDTSVTLHWLRSPPNVWPNYVANRVSEIQQLTHGRQWKHVPGCENPADLASRGMSVDEFLKNDIWISGPTWLSRPLQDWPESIPPSVSHEELEIKTTVAVTQITPTVHPWFLRWSSYGRLLHVIGYCMRFVNNTRAKIRTQPPISPEVIVGRTLTVNELAKSKTFPIRLAQNDEIVAEISKLDKNKSVSKRSHIRQMTPFLDAERVLRVGGRLNFAQLPYQAKHPALIPTNHPFTRLIVEDFHRKLLHGGGRLLLTAIREEFWPLNGRRLVRNVVRNCFRCTRLNPVPAQQQIGQLPVSRVIPSRPFSVTGVDYAGPLYLRPIHKRAAPAKAYLCVFVCFSTKAVHLELVSDLSTQAFLCSLRRFIVRRDRPAHIHSDNGKNFEGAKNDLTELFTMLKDGF, from the exons ATGGTCGTTTCGATGTTATCGTTAGAAGACAGTTTGGAGCGTTTCTGGAAAACTGAAGAGCTGACTACGAAAGACAACTACTCTAGCGAGGAAAGACACTGTGAATCCTGTTACCAGTCAACTGTTTCTCGAAATTCCGAAGGACGCTATATCGTTCGATATCCCAGAAAGCCAAACTTCAACGTGATGCTGG TCCAGACATATGAACTACTCACTGTTACGTATGGTCTCGGTCCGTCTTCATACCTAGCAACTCGTACACTTCAGCAACTGACCGAAGACGAAGGGATTTCTTACTCGTTGGCAGGAGCTgctattaaaaaatgtttttacgtaGACGACTTCATAGGTGGAGCTCAAACCATCGAAGAAACAATCCGTCTACGCACCGAACTGAGCGACTTGTTGCACAAAGGAGGATTTACACTACGAAAATGGACTTCTAATCAGCTCGAAGTTTTGCAAGGTCTTCCCAATGATGAGATTGGTACTCAATCTGCTTTACATTTCAGCCCTAACGAGACAATTAAAGCCCTTGGTATTAGCTGGGAGCCTGAAGCCGATCACCTTCGTTTCGACTCTCAAATTCGATGTAGTAATGAACCGCCAACCAAGCGCACTATTCTTTGGGATATAGCAAAACTATTTGACCCTTTAGGACTAATTGCCCCCGTTGTAGTTCGAGCAAAGATACTGATGCAAGAGTTGTGGCTGCTTTTGTGCGGATGGGACGATCCTGTTCCAGAACCTATTAAAACCAAATGGGGGAAGTATTACCACGAATTGGCGAATATCTCCGAAAATCGAGTAGACAGATACGCGTTTCTACCTGACTCAGTTGTACAACTGCACACATTCGCAGATGCATCCATACCTGCATACGGTGCCTGCACATACGTCCGCTGTGAAAGCAAAGGGGAAGTAAAAATACGACTACTGGCTTCGAAGACACGCGTCGCTCCGCTGAAACGAATAAGTATTCCTCGTTCGGAGTTGTGTGCGGCAGTACTAGCAGCCCATGTACATGCTCACATAAAGAAAGCTATCGATGTAAACGTTTCAGAATCATATTTTTGGTCTGACACATCTGTCACTCTGCACTGGCTACGATCACCACCGAATGTTTGGCCTAACTATGTGGCTAATAGAGTATCTGAAATTCAACAGCTTACACATGGTCGTCAATGGAAGCATGTTCCCGGATGTGAAAATCCTGCTGACCTGGCTTCACGTGGCATGTCGGTTGAcgagtttttgaaaaacgatattTGGATCAGCGGTCCCACTTGGTTATCACGTCCACTCCAAGATTGGCCAGAATCAATTCCACCAAGTGTTTCACACGAGGAATTGGAAATCAAAACTACCGTCGCAGTTACTCAAATAACGCCAACAGTACATCCCTGGTTTCTCCGGTGGTCGTCATACGGCCGTCTTCTTCATGTCATTGGGTACTGCATGAGATTCGTCAACAATACCCGAGCTAAAATACGCACGCAGCCGCCCATCTCGCCCGAAGTTATTGTAGGCCGTACACTCACCGTAAATGAGCTTGCCAAGTCCAAAACGTTCCCCATTCGGTTGGCGCAGAATGATGAAATTGTCGCAGAAATCAGCAAGTTGGATAAAAATAAATCGGTATCGAAACGTTCCCATATTCGCCAAATGACGCCGTTCTTAGATGCAGAGAGAGTGTTGAGAGTAGGAGGTCGTTTAAACTTCGCACAGCTACCATATCAAGCAAAGCACCCGGCTTTGATTCCAACAAACCATCCGTTCACACGACTGATAGTTGAGGATTTCCATCGCAAATTACTACACGGCGGCGGACGTCTGCTATTAACAGCAATCCGAGAAGAATTCTGGCCACTCAACGGTCGAAGACTAGTCCGCAACGTAGTCAGAAATTGTTTCCGTTGTACTCGCCTCAATCCGGTACCTGCGCAGCAACAAATAGGTCAACTGCCTGTATCGAGAGTTATTCCCAGTCGTCCCTTCAGTGTTACAGGTGTTGATTATGCCGGTCCACTCTATCTTCGTCCTATTCACAAACGTGCCGCTCCCGCCAAGGCCTACCTGTGCGTATTCGTGTGTTTTTCGACCAAAGCAGTTCACTTAGAGCTAGTGAGCGATTTGTCCACTCAGGCCTTTTTATGTTCATTGCGAAGATTCATCGTGCGACGCGATCGACCCGCACACATTCATTCCGATAATGGGAAAAATTTTGAAGGGGCTAAAAACGATCTTACCGAACTGTTTACGATGCTTAAAGACGGTTTTTAG